From one Mucilaginibacter inviolabilis genomic stretch:
- a CDS encoding AraC family transcriptional regulator has translation MIKASYEVLQPANSQSFLVRKFDKLAFDAPYHFHEEYELTCVIRGTGKRYVGSHMEDFVSGDLVLLGPNLPHCWKLESGEIPIEDASAIVIQFNDAFLGDEFFNKFELQHIKQLFQKSGCGILFHSDTQKEVKELLLKLADEKSNFRILISLLEILQRMASSDEYILLDQHRVIAERSLAERERINPVLAYLVENFRKQVSLDAAASIANMTTNAFCKYFKKVTRKTFMETIIEYRLNYAIQQLVQTDKPISEISFESGFGDVSHFYKMFKAKMNLSPLNYRKRFMRNLLNDGKKRSA, from the coding sequence ATGATCAAAGCCTCTTACGAAGTCCTTCAGCCCGCAAACAGTCAATCGTTCCTTGTCAGGAAGTTTGATAAACTGGCATTTGACGCCCCTTACCATTTTCATGAAGAATACGAATTGACGTGTGTTATAAGAGGCACAGGCAAGCGCTATGTGGGCAGCCACATGGAAGATTTTGTTTCTGGCGATCTGGTATTGCTTGGCCCTAATCTTCCGCATTGCTGGAAACTGGAATCGGGTGAAATACCTATTGAAGATGCCAGTGCCATAGTGATACAGTTTAACGATGCTTTTTTGGGCGATGAGTTTTTTAATAAATTTGAATTACAGCACATCAAGCAACTTTTTCAAAAAAGCGGCTGCGGCATTTTATTCCACTCCGATACCCAGAAAGAAGTAAAAGAGCTTTTACTGAAACTGGCCGACGAGAAGAGCAATTTCAGAATATTGATATCCCTGCTGGAAATATTACAGCGTATGGCATCATCTGACGAGTATATCCTGCTTGATCAGCACCGGGTAATAGCAGAGCGTTCCCTGGCCGAACGTGAAAGGATAAATCCGGTATTAGCTTACCTGGTTGAAAATTTCAGAAAACAGGTTTCATTGGATGCCGCGGCGAGTATTGCCAACATGACCACCAACGCGTTTTGCAAGTACTTTAAAAAGGTAACCCGTAAAACATTTATGGAAACCATTATTGAGTACAGGCTAAACTATGCTATACAACAGCTGGTACAAACAGACAAGCCTATATCAGAAATATCGTTTGAAAGCGGTTTTGGCGATGTATCGCACTTTTACAAAATGTTTAAGGCTAAAATGAACCTGAGTCCGCTTAATTACCGCAAAAGATTTATGCGCAACCTGCTCAACGACGGTAAAAAGCGATCTGCTTAA
- a CDS encoding phytanoyl-CoA dioxygenase family protein, with protein sequence MISASAYLPELDDLKKLPAENIQEFHEKGHTLIKNILSEEEINTYRPVIVGAAERYNTEKRKLEERDTYGKAFLQIMNLWRVDVDSKKFVTARRMAKIAADLMGVDNVRLYHDQALFKEPGGGPTPWHQDQYYWPIDTHNTVTMWMPLVDIDVDMGMLTFASGSYINGAVFNHEISDESETLFDDYVKQKGFEISRAKTMKAGDATWHRGFTIHNAPGNNSNQMREVMTIIYVADGARITPYKNDWQKNDHQKWLMGKPIGGLIDSELNPKLL encoded by the coding sequence ATGATTAGTGCATCTGCCTATCTGCCTGAGCTGGATGATCTTAAGAAATTACCAGCCGAAAATATTCAGGAGTTTCATGAAAAAGGACATACTTTAATCAAAAACATTCTTTCAGAAGAAGAGATAAATACCTATAGGCCTGTAATTGTGGGTGCTGCAGAAAGATATAATACAGAAAAACGCAAGCTGGAAGAGAGAGATACTTACGGAAAGGCATTTTTGCAGATCATGAATTTGTGGCGGGTTGATGTGGATAGTAAAAAGTTTGTTACAGCCAGACGGATGGCAAAAATAGCCGCTGATTTGATGGGAGTTGACAACGTGAGGCTATACCATGACCAGGCTTTGTTCAAGGAGCCCGGCGGAGGGCCAACTCCATGGCACCAGGATCAGTATTACTGGCCTATTGATACCCATAATACCGTAACCATGTGGATGCCGCTGGTTGACATTGATGTGGATATGGGTATGTTAACTTTTGCTTCGGGATCATATATTAATGGTGCCGTTTTTAACCACGAAATTTCTGATGAGTCAGAAACGCTCTTTGATGATTATGTGAAACAAAAAGGGTTTGAGATTAGCAGGGCCAAAACCATGAAGGCGGGCGATGCCACCTGGCACCGGGGATTTACCATTCACAACGCGCCGGGTAATAACTCCAATCAGATGCGCGAGGTAATGACTATTATTTATGTAGCAGACGGTGCCCGGATAACTCCTTACAAAAACGACTGGCAAAAAAACGACCATCAAAAATGGCTCATGGGCAAACCTATAGGTGGATTGATCGACTCGGAATTGAATCCGAAGCTATTATAA
- a CDS encoding L-histidine N(alpha)-methyltransferase, which yields MDSTLAHTDLNDPSKTKTDLFYNDVITGLKSSPKRLNSKYFYDANGDKLFQELMNSPEYYPTDCELEIFSEKTAEIADALIADGDAFDLIELGAGDATKSTYLLKYLLEKKADFTYLPIDISENVIAYLNMTLPVTLPGLQITGLNGEYFHMLTKAASISSRRKVVLFLGSNIGNMPVNDAIEFCRELRKHLSPGDMALIGMDLKKDPKVVLAAYNDKEGITKRFNLNLLERINRELNSNFDVSKFEHYPTYDPETGACKSYLISTIDQQVTINGKETIAFLKDEYIYMEISQKFTIMQADQIAINAGFVPVGQFFDTKKWFIDAIWMAA from the coding sequence ATGGACTCAACCTTAGCACATACGGACTTGAACGACCCATCAAAAACAAAAACCGACTTGTTTTACAATGATGTGATCACCGGTTTAAAATCATCACCAAAACGGTTAAACTCAAAATATTTTTATGACGCCAATGGCGATAAACTTTTTCAGGAGTTGATGAACAGTCCGGAATATTACCCAACCGACTGTGAACTGGAGATATTCTCTGAAAAAACCGCCGAAATTGCAGATGCCCTTATTGCCGACGGTGATGCTTTTGACCTGATTGAACTAGGCGCCGGCGACGCCACGAAATCAACCTATCTGCTTAAATATCTATTGGAGAAAAAGGCCGATTTTACTTATTTGCCCATCGATATTTCAGAGAACGTAATAGCCTATTTAAACATGACCTTGCCCGTTACCTTACCGGGCCTGCAAATTACAGGGTTAAACGGCGAATATTTTCATATGCTCACCAAGGCAGCTTCTATTTCTTCCAGACGCAAGGTGGTTTTGTTTTTGGGATCAAATATTGGCAATATGCCTGTAAACGATGCTATTGAATTTTGCAGGGAACTGCGTAAACATTTATCACCTGGCGACATGGCCTTGATTGGTATGGATCTTAAAAAAGACCCCAAAGTTGTGCTGGCTGCTTACAATGATAAAGAGGGTATTACCAAACGGTTTAATCTTAATTTACTGGAGCGCATTAACCGTGAATTAAACTCTAATTTTGATGTATCTAAATTTGAGCATTACCCCACCTACGATCCGGAAACAGGCGCCTGTAAAAGCTACCTGATCAGCACTATTGATCAGCAGGTAACCATCAACGGTAAGGAAACCATCGCGTTTTTAAAGGATGAGTATATCTATATGGAGATATCCCAAAAATTCACCATTATGCAAGCCGATCAAATAGCCATCAATGCGGGCTTTGTACCGGTAGGGCAATTTTTCGATACCAAAAAATGGTTTATTGATGCTATCTGGATGGCCGCGTAA